CGGCAACGGCGGCGCCGCGCGGGTACTCCCGATCGTGGCGCTGCGGTTCGACACGCTCCCTGACGGCGCCGTGCCGATCTACGGGTTCGAAGCCAAGTGGGTCTGGGACACGCGCGACCATCCGCTCGAGATCTTCGAATGCCCGGCGCGTATCGCGCCCGAGCTTCGTTCGGCCATCGAGGCGGTCACGCTGGGGGCGTACCGTGCCCTGGGCTGCCGTGACTGGTCGCGGATCGACGTCCGGTTGGACGCCGCCGGCGCCCCCCACGTGATCGAAGTCAATCCGCTGCCCGGGATCCTGCCGGATCCGGCCGACCACTCCTGCCTGCCCAAGGCCGCGCGCGCGGCGGGGCTGTCGTACGACAGGCTGATCCAGGCTTGTCTCATCCACGCCGCAGAGCGCCAGGGCGTTGCACTCGAGCGCGGGAGCATACCGTGAGAATCGCCATCCTGTTCGATGGAGCATCGGCCATCGCCGCCTTCCCCGACCTGCAGATCCTGGCAACGGTCGAGGCCATCGAGCACGCGCTCGTGACCGAGGGGAACACCGTGACGCGGCTGCCGGTGCACCCCGACGGCCGCTGGATCGAGCGCCTGCGCAAGGGCCGGTTCGAGCTCGTCTTCAACATGTGCGAGGGGATCGACGGCATCGCCGCGCTGGAGCCCCCCGTGATCGCCGTGCTCGAACTGCTGGCCATTCCGTATACCGGCAGCTCCAGCTACACCACGGCGCTCTGCCTGCGCAAGCACGTGGTGAACGCCCTGCTCGCCAACGCCGGCCTCCCGGTGCCCCGGTTCGCCACCTTCCGCAGCGGAGACCCGGTGCAGTCGATCGGCTATCCGGCCATCTGCAAGCCGACCGCCGAGGACGCATCCATCGGCATCGAGCAGAAATCCGTGGTCCGGACCAAGCGCGCGCTGGCCCAACGGCTGGAAGCGATGCTCGAACGCTGGAATCAGGTATTGGTGCAGCGGTACGTGGACGGCCGCGAGGTGAACGTCGGGATCGTGGGCGACACGGTGCTCCCCGTGGCCGAGATCGACTTCGAACAGATGCCCGAGGGCCTGTGGCGCATCGTGAGTTATCGGTCCAAGTGGGAGACGGGGAGTGAAGAAGACCTCGGCACGGCGCCACGGTGCCCGGCCGATCTCTCGCCGGAGTTGGAGGCCGAGGTGCGCCGCATCGCGCTGGAGGCGTGGCGGCTGGTGGGCGGCTACGGCTACGGGCGGGTGGACATGCGCATCGACGCCGACGGCCGGCCCTGGATCCTGGAAGTCAACGCGAATCCGGACATCGCGCCGGACGCCGGCCTCGCCCGCATGGCCAAAGTGGCGGGCATCAGCTACGCGAAGCTCATCCGCACCGTGTGCCAGCTGGGATTGCACCATCGCATCGATGTCGGCGAGGCCGACCGGCTGTGGGCGCTGGCGTTCCAGCTCTCGGGGGGCGTGGATCCCACGCTCGAGACCGATCTGTTCGACGGCGCGCGCCAGGCCTCGTGATGATCACCATCGGTGCCATGGACGCGTCGCAACGCGCGGCGCTGCGCGACCTGCTTCACGCCACGGGGTCGTTCCGTCCGGACGAGATCGGCGTGGCGCTCGAACTGTTCGACGAGGCGTTCGGACCGCCGGCACCGAGCGCGGATTACGAGTTCGTGGCGGCGCTCGATGCGGCGGGACGCCTCGCGGGATACTGCTGCTACGGCCCAACGCCGGGAACCAACGGGACGTACGACGTCTATTGGATTGCGGTGCACCCGTCGCATCAGGGGGCGGGAGTGGGATCGGCGCTGCTCGCCGAGGTGGAGCGTCGGCTCCGGGACCGTGGAGCGCGGCTGGTGGTGGTGGAGACGTCGGCCCGCGAGGGCTACGACTCGGCACGGCGGTTCTACGGAGCGCGCGGCTACCGCGCGGCGGCACGCCTCCGCGATTTCTACGCCCCGGCGGACGACCGGGTGGTATTCACGAGGCAGCTCGGCAGTTCCCCCTTACCCGCAGATCGCGGAGCCTGACGGCCATGAGCGACTGGCAGCAAATCCTCCATACCGGCATCGACACGCTGGACAAGCTGGCCGAGCGGTTCGGACCCGACGTCATCGACGTCGAGGCCCTGCAGCCCGCGTTCGAGAATTTCCAGATGCGCCTCA
The sequence above is drawn from the Gemmatimonadaceae bacterium genome and encodes:
- a CDS encoding GNAT family N-acetyltransferase, producing MITIGAMDASQRAALRDLLHATGSFRPDEIGVALELFDEAFGPPAPSADYEFVAALDAAGRLAGYCCYGPTPGTNGTYDVYWIAVHPSHQGAGVGSALLAEVERRLRDRGARLVVVETSAREGYDSARRFYGARGYRAAARLRDFYAPADDRVVFTRQLGSSPLPADRGA